The proteins below come from a single Miscanthus floridulus cultivar M001 chromosome 1, ASM1932011v1, whole genome shotgun sequence genomic window:
- the LOC136542670 gene encoding uncharacterized protein: MLDIQKRRVRLLLLITGVLALSMTAEKFRELVGKEAASKSGQFTFMNCFDMGSGSLACTAKEGVKLYVNNIRSAHLEMVRQRAMEKALADAVTQGLTPSEAAKQAQKISAKATKVAARQAKRILGPIISCGWDFFEAMYFGGSMTEGFLRGTGTLFGTYVGGFHGEERFGKLGYLAGSHLGSWGGGRIGLMIYDVISGLKYMFLSIQPEYESSSYASEDGSEYTESYTSRPEESTYYETSEEKQEESKWFGLF, encoded by the coding sequence CTGAGAAGTTCAGGGAACTTGTTGGAAAGGAGGCAGCATCAAAGAGTGGTCAATTCACATTCATGAACTGCTTTGACATGGGCTCTGGCAGCCTTGCGTGCACAGCAAAGGAGGGTGTCAAGTTGTACGTCAACAACATCCGAAGTGCACACTTGGAAATGGTGCGGCAGCGAGCCATGGAGAAAGCTTTAGCCGATGCTGTGACACAAGGACTAACACCTAGTGAAGCAGCCAAACAAGCTCAGAAGATTAGTGCAAAAGCGACAAAAGTTGCTGCTCGTCAAGCCAAAAGGATATTGGGGCCAATAATTTCTTGTGGTTGGGACTTCTTCGAAGCAATGTACTTTGGCGGAAGCATGACAGAAGGTTTTCTCCGGGGCACTGGCACCTTGTTTGGAACTTATGTGGGTGGTTTCCATGGTGAGGAGCGGTTTGGGAAGCTGGGATACCTTGCAGGAAGCCATCTAGGGAGCTGGGGTGGAGGAAGAATTGGATTGATGATTTATGATGTCATAAGCGGCCTGAAATATATGTTTCTGTCTATCCAACCTGAGTATGAATCATCGTCATATGCTTCAGAAGATGGTTCAGAATACACAGAAAGTTATACAAGCCGACCTGAGGAGTCAACATACTATGAAACATCAGAGGAAAAGCAGGAAGAATCAAAATGGTTCGGTTTGTTCTGA